Proteins from one Bactrocera neohumeralis isolate Rockhampton chromosome 3, APGP_CSIRO_Bneo_wtdbg2-racon-allhic-juicebox.fasta_v2, whole genome shotgun sequence genomic window:
- the LOC126754157 gene encoding protein catecholamines up: MATIVRQCNLGQCLSKIALGILLCGIIFSLPSLSFGHSDNPSFKYSREANENFDPKKVPAPVHDHHDHHHHHNDHNHDHHHHHDHHHPHSHDHAHGHDHEDDHHHLRENHKHEHHQQKAKAPQDMTSIWIHSIGSTLLISAAPFVLLYTIRLDNSEAMKPRLKIILAFASGGLLGDAFLHLIPHSTHPHSHEEHHSHEEAHSHSHGHDHEHGHDMRVGLWVLGGIIAFLAVEKLVRLLKGDEHGHSHGHSQAKETNAKPSKKSDQKTDAKKTDNRKAVKNNSETNEVKITGYLNLAADFAHNFTDGLAIGASYLAGNSIGIVTTITILLHEVPHEIGDFAILIKSGCTKRQAMMLQLVTALGAIAGTALALLGASGEDGSTAWVLPFTAGGFIYIATVSVLPELLEESTKLGQSIKEIVAMLIGVGLMIFIAKLE; the protein is encoded by the exons atggcGACAATTGTACGGCAATGCAATTTGGGTCAGTGTCTAAGTAAAATTGCATTGGGAATACTATTGTGTGGTATAATATTCTCACTACCATCACTTAGTTTTGGCCATAGTGATAATCCCAGCTTCAAGTATTCAAGAGAGGCGAATGAAAATTTCGATCCAAAAAAGGTTCCTGCTCCAGTGCACGATCATCATGATCATCACCACCACCACAATGACCATAATCATGATCATCACCACCACCATGACCATCATCATCCCCATTCACATGATCACGCTCACGGTCACGATCATGAAGATGATCACCACCACCTTAGAGAAAATCATAAACATGAGCATCACCAGCAGAAAGCTAAAGCCCCACAAG atatgaCAAGTATTTGGATACACTCTATTGGGTCCACATTGCTCATTAGCGCTGCTCCATTTGTGTTGCTATATACAATTCGCTTAGACAATagtgaagcaatgaagcctcgTCTTAAAATTATATTGGCATTTGCATCTGGTGGTTTATTGGGGGACGCTTTTCTACATCTTATCCCACATTCCACTCATCCACATAGTCATGAAGAGCATCACTCTCATGAAGAAGCTCATAGTCACAGTCATGGTCATGACCATGAACATGGGCATGATATGAGAGTTGGTCTATGGGTGTTGGGTGGAATTATTGCGTTCCTTGCAGTTGAGAAGTTAGTAAGGCTCTTAAAAGGTGATGAGCATGGACACAGTCATGGTCATTCACAAGCAAAAGAAACAAACGCGAAGCCATCAAAAAAATCTGATCAAAAAACTGATGCTAAAAAGACGGATAATCgcaaagctgttaaaaataacagTGAAACTAACGAGGTAAAAATAACGGGATATTTAAATTTAGCTGCCGATTTTGCTCATAATTTTACTGACGGTTTGGCTATTGGCGCATCATACTTGGCCGGAAATAGTATCGGAATTGTAACAACAATTACGATATTATTGCACGAAGTACCTCATGAAATTGGAGATTTCGCCATCCTAATTAAGTCCGGTTGTACCAAACGGCAGGCAATGATGCTGCAATTGGTTACTGCGCTCGGCGCTATTGCTGGAACTGCACTAGCTTTATTGGGGGCTAGTGGTGAAGATGGTTCTACGGCATGGGTCCTACCATTCACAGCAGGCGGATTTATATATATCGCAACTGTGAGTGTGCTTCCCGAATTGTTGGAGGAATCCACAAAATTAGGTCAGTCAATTAAGGAGATTGTGGCTATGCTAATCGGCGTTGGTTTAATGATTTTCATTGCCAAATTAGAGTAA
- the LOC126754156 gene encoding E3 ubiquitin-protein ligase MIB2, translating to MRPAIQPGIRVVRGPNWIWQNQDNGEGHVGTVCEIGRSGSTHSPENTVVVNWDSGHRTNYRVGYQNQYDLIIVDNAQVGVRHSNVVCDGCSKPGIAGIVFKCAQCSNYHLCANCYGADLHDTDHTFIRYTTPTSLGVRLPPRKNSKRIQLKGIFIGAKVVRGPDWEWGQQDGGEGKTGRVMEIRGWDNESCRSVANVSWVTGSTNVYRLGHKGNVDLKCTFPSIGGYYYKDHMPVLGQPEEQQPVVPTGKPSFSVGDRVKVCLDVDALMKLQQGHGGWNPRMVEQLPKLGAVHRITEKGDIRVQYDNCPNRWTFHPAALVKVISFRVGDLVTIINDANKVQQLQKGHGEWIDLMRYALGKRCKVIKVYSDGDLRIQQLDDGFEWTLNPKCVHLERSPLATAAERSNSMMDLSHRRIDHVMTPLSGLSGTSVADKLVREAAQGHLDFVKQYLDAHPEQVNVMSGGKACVQVAAHQGYVDLVKYLIAKGANVNVVDKEGDSALHYAAFGNQPETMRVLLQNGADINFLNSSHCSALHICAHKKTPHCVRELLQFGADVNIQDSYGDTALHDAIGKENSEVVELLCNAPNLDFFIKNNRGFNVLHHASLKGNVVAAKRILQLARQLVNVKKDDGFAALHLAALNGHARVVETLVIEGLAEIDIRNNRRQTPFLLAVSQGHASVIERLVSLRCDIMARDEDGDNAMHLCVIKKTNLQQAAEPSGEDSPKIRSIYDNLSHILDDRLMYSILCYLSSCGCRVEQNNKGTNIFDWITNKDMKQLILRYQCQIGATTSSSSTTNEAATLNSAGEMENNIQALNLNTDNDGATAGASATVVHSNNAADIITDVSQPNTFNQIPTPHCSTPTHHVENSTDEPAGAKKLNSDRQAQANPVVGGNNVLDTQQYVHMTPIPSTSGATQLTGNRKVSRNRIEGAAAPKASPKATPPPPPPTNVPFHIGPQECIVCDEKLQLIKFEPCQHQISCEECGLRMKKCLRCGVQIERRIAAGGRVVFSSDQTRVPSADRLRYLENKIQEYEETHYCSICMERTRDVAFLCGHGACSRCAETLRTCHMCRKTILRKINLY from the exons ATGCGACCAGCTATACAACCTGGTATACGTGTAGTACGTGGACCAAATTGGATATGGCAAAATCAAG ACAACGGAGAAGGTCACGTTGGCACTGTCTGTGAGATTGGGCGCTCTGGATCGACACACTCACCAGAAAATACAGTTGTAGTCAATTGGGATTCTGGACACCGAACAAATTATCGTGTTGGTTACCAAAATCAATACGATTTGATTATCGTTGATAACGCGCAAGTTG GCGTACGTCATTCGAATGTGGTTTGTGATGGCTGCTCAAAGCCCGGCATAGCTGGCATTGTTTTTAAATGCGCTCAGTGCTCTAACTACCATCTCTGTGCTAATTGCTACGGCGCTGATCTGCACGATACGGATCATACGTTTATACGTTACACAACACCGACGTCACTTGG TGTTCGCCTGCCTCCAAGAAAGAATTCCAAACGCATTCAACTAAAAGGTATATTCATTGGAGCAAAAGTTGTACGCGGCCCTGATTGGGAGTGGGGCCAACAGGACGGTGGTGAAG GTAAAACCGGGCGTGTTATGGAAATTCGTGGTTGGGACAATGAGTCTTGTAGAAGTGTAGCAAATGTTTCTTGGGTCACTGGTTCAACGAATGTCTACCGCTTAGGTCACAAGGGTAACGTCGACCTAAAGTGTACTTTTCCGTCAATTGGAGGTTATTATTACAAAGACCACATGCCTGTATTGG GACAACCTGAAGAGCAACAGCCTGTGGTGCCTACTGGAAAGCCATCATTCTCAGTCGGTGATCGCGTAAAGGTGTGCCTTGATGTTGATGCTTTGATGAAACTGCAACAAGGTCACGGTGGGTGGAATCCCCGAATGGTAGAACAGTTACCAAAATTGGGCGCCGTCCATCGCATTACCGAAAAGGGTGACATACG AGTACAATACGATAATTGTCCTAATCGTTGGACATTTCATCCGGCTGCACTGGTTAAGGTTATATCTTTTCGCGTTGGCGATCTAGTGACTATTATAAACGATGCGAACAAAGTGCAGCAGCTGCAAAAAGGACATGGCGAATGGATTGATCTTATGCGTTAT GCTTTGGGAAAGCGTTGTAAAGTGATAAAAGTATATTCGGATGGCGACTTGCGTATTCAACAACTCGATGATGGATTCGAATGGACACTAAACCCGAAGTGCGTACATTTGGAACGATCACCTTTAGCTACGGCGGCAGAACGATCAAATAGTATGATGGACCTGAGCCATAGGCGCATTGATCATGTAATGACACCGCTATCGGGCCTGTCTGGCACTTCTGTTGCCGATAAGTTGGTGCGTGAGGCGGCTCAAGGTCATTTAgattttgtaaaacaatacTTGGACGCCCATCCGGAACAAGTGAATGTGATGAGTGGAGGCAAAGCTTGTGTACAAGTGGCTGCCCATCAGGGTTATGTTGATTTAGTTAAATATCTTATAGCCAAAGGTGCCAATGTGAATGTTGTAGACAAAGAGGGCGATTCTGCACTACATTATGCTGCCTTCGGTAATCAACCCGAAACCATGCGGGTTTTACTACAAAATGGAGCTGatataaattttctcaattcGAGTCACTGCTCAGCATTGCATATATGCGCACACAAGAAGACGCCACACTGTGTACGTGAACTACTGCAATTTGGAGCCGATGTGAATATTCAAGATTCGTACGGTGATACAGCTTTGCACGATGCCATCGGCAAGGAAAACTCCGAAGTTGTAGAACTGCTTTGTAATGCGCCAAACTtagattttttcataaaaaataatcgcggATTTAATGTGCTGCATCATGCTTCGCTTAAGGGCAACGTTGTGGCGGCTAAACGCATACTGCAGCTGGCACGACAACTAGTCAATGTTAAAAAGGATGATGGTTTTGCCGCTCTGCATTTGGCCGCTCTCAATGGTCATGCGCGCGTTGTTGAAACACTGGTAATCGAGGGACTTGCAGAGATTGATATACGAAATAACCGACGACAAACTCCATTTCTCTTGGCAGTTTCCCAAGGACATGCGTCTGTAATTGAACGTCTTGTTTCGCTCCGTTGCGATATTATGGCTCGTGATGAAGACGGCGACAATGCGATGCACTTGtgtgttattaaaaaaactaatttgcaaCAGGCAGCCGAACCGTCTGGAGAAGACTCACCGAAAATACGATCTATATATGATAACCTTTCACACATCCTCGATGATCGTCTCATGTATTCAATTCTATGTTACTTGTCATCTTGTGGCTGCCGTGTGGAACAAAACAATAAGGGTACCAACATTTTCGATTGGATTacaaataaagatatgaaacagctgattttgagatatcaatgtCAAATAGGTGCCACAACATCGTCATCGTCAACGACTAACGAAGCAGCCACCTTAAATTCGGCTGGTGAGATGGAAAACAATATTCAGGCACTTAATTTGAATACAGATAATGATGGTGCAACAGCTGGAGCTTCTGCAACAGTAGTGCATAGCAACAATGCTGCTGATATCATCACAGATGTTTCGCAACCGAATACTTTTAATCAGATACCAACGCCTCATTGCAGTACTCCAACTCATCACGTTGAGAACTCAACTGACGAACCAGCAGGCGCAAAGAAATTGAACTCAGATCGACAAGCCCAGGCTAATCCAGTAGTTGGTGGCAATAATGTGTTGGACACACAACAGTACGTACATATGACGCCGATTCCTTCTACTTCAGGTGCCACACAATTAACTGGGAATCGCAAAGTATCGCGTAATCGTATCGAAGGAGCTGCGGCGCCCAAAGCAAGTCCCAAAGCGACACCTCCACCGCCACCACCCACTAATGTGCCCTTCCATATTGGTCCACAGGAGTGCATAGTTTGTGATGAAAAGTTACAGCTAATTAAATTCGAGCCGTGCCAACATCAAATTTCTTGCGAAGAATGTGGCCTGCGTATGAAGAAGTGCCTGCGGTGCGGCGTACAAATAGAGCGACGCATAGCTGCCGGTGGGCGTGTTGTATTCAGTTCTGATCAGACGCGCGTACCCTCAGCAGATCGTTTGCGATATCTGGAAAACAAAATACAGGAATATGAGGAAACACACTACTGCAGCATTTGTATGGAACGTACGCGTGATGTCGCCTTTTTGTGTGGTCATGGTGCATGCTCACGTTGTGCGGAAACTTTGCGCACCTGTCATATGTGTCGCAAAACCATTCTTAGAAAAATAAACTTATATTAG
- the LOC126752382 gene encoding protein hook, which yields MERGDMCQSLIEWFKTLNLTAPHSNLEELSDGVALAQALNQFAPDVFTGSWLSKINSGINWRLKMSNLKKVVEGVYDYYSDVLSYSLADFARPDAQRIAEKCDAGELERLLQLILGCAVNCGAGQDYIRQIMCLEESLQANIMRALQDLESTWQGDFPSRTSQSITNFDNKILQEERDALAQKCFEAEKKNLLLIEEKSNMQQELAKLQLEIQHLQSSKSEIGDDGVSIGPVQAGSVRYSELRRQLDRMKEELLQSDATREDLKLKVQQQEKEMQTMQQRIDELTKSTSELMQLKDEVDVLRESNDKLKECEIQLDTYKKRLEEYNDLKKHIKILEERSADYVQQIVQFEEDAKKSATLKGQVELFKNKIQDLHTQLDGEMSKNVKLEFDNKNLESNICALQRAKESLLKERDNLREALDELKCGQLSTSSGSLNGNTMSKELQPTALVEKVHRLELENKALREGQGGQTALTQLLDDANKRNDNLREQLKLANERILSLSHASQSGDPNLKEFEFGKQIKQLMELNEQKTLQLEESVSQNVSLQNKITQLENTLTTREQDLLACDAKYRKCVDKAKEVIKSLDPRLANVIDVNLLERSQDSEEEPKAGMSTLEEQLMTTAFYRLGVNAQRDAIDAKLALLMGQGQTFLARQRQSAPRKSLTTFKNK from the exons atggAAAGGGGTGATATGTGTCAAAGTTTAATTGAATGGTTTAAAACCCTCAATTTAACAGCTCCGCATTCCAATTTAG aggAACTATCGGATGGAGTAGCCCTCGCGCAGGCATTAAATCAATTTGCTCCGGACGTTTTCACTG GTTCGTGGTTATCGAAAATTAATTCGGGCATCAATTGGCGTTTAAAGATGagtaatttaaaaaaggttGTTGAAGGAGTGTATGATTATTATAGTGACGTATTAAGTTACTCACTTGCGGACTTTGCACGCCCCGATGCTCAGCGTATTGCTGAAAAATGTGATGCTGGTGAATTAGAGCGTCTGCTACAACTTATCCTTGGATGTGCTGTTAATTGTGGCGCAGGGCAAGATTATATTCGACAAATTATGTGTTTGGAAGAATCATTGCAAGCTAATATAATGCGTGCTTTACAAGATCTGGAGTCGACATGGCAGGGAGATTTCCCATCGCGCACGTCGCAAAGCAtaacaaattttgataataaaattttacaggaAGAAAGAGACGCATTGGCTCAAAAATGTTTCGAAGCAGAAAAAAAg AATCTATTGCTGATAGAAGAAAAATCGAACATGCAGCAAGAGCTTGCAAAACTGCAGCTTGAAATTCAGCATCTACAGTCTTCAAAATCTGAAATTGGAGACGATGGAGTTTCTATCGGCCCTGTGCAAGCAGGATCTGTACGCTATTCCGAACTTAGGCGACAACTCGATCGAATGAAAGAAGAACTCTTACAGTCAGATGCCACTAGagaagatttaaaattaaaagttcaacAGCAGGAAAAAGAAATGCAAACCATGCAACAGCGAATCGATGAACTTACC aaaagTACTTCGGAATTAATGCAACTGAAAGATGAAGTTGACGTATTGAGAGAATCAaatgataaattaaaagaatGTGAAATACAGTTAGACACTTACAAAAAACGTTTGGAAGAGTATAACGATTTAAAAaagcatattaaaatattagaagAAAGAAGTGCTGACTATGTACAGCAAATAGTGCAATTCGAAGAAGATGCTAAAAAATCTGCTACACTTAAGGGACAagtggaacttttcaaaaataag ATTCAAGACCTGCATACACAACTTGATGGAGAAATgagtaaaaatgttaaattagaGTTTGATAATAAAAATCTTGAAAGCAATATTTGTGCATTGCAACGTGCCAAGGAAAGTTTACTTAAAGAGCGGGATAATCTTCGAGAAGCTTTAGACGAACTCAAATGTGGGCAACTCTCGACAAGTTCTGGAA gcCTGAATGGAAATACAATGTCTAAAGAACTACAACCTACCGCACTTGTAGAAAAGGTACACCGTTTGGAATTGGAAAATAAAGCTTTGCGTGAAGGTCAAGGTGGCCAAACGGCATTAACG CAACTTTTGGATGATGCGAATAAACGCAATGATAATTTACGCGAACAATTGAAGTTAGCCAATGAACGGATACTATCACTGTCGCATGCTTCACAGAGTGGAGATCCAAATCTCAAAGA GTTTGAATTTGGCAAGCAAATTAAGCAACTAATGGAACtaaatgaacaaaaaa CTTTACAATTAGAGGAATCAGTTTCTCAAAATGTGTCTTTGCAAAATAAGATAACACAGTTGGAAAATACACTCACCACTCGTGAACAAGATCTTTTGGCTTGTGATGCGAAATACAGAAAATGTGTGGATAAAGCAAAGGAAGTAATAAAAAGTCTTGATCCACGACTTGCCAATG TTATCGATGTAAATCTGCTTGAGCGGTCGCAGGATTCTGAAGAAGAACCAAAAGCAGGAATGAGTACGTTGGAGGAGCAATTAATGACAACGGCTTTCTACAG attGGGCGTAAATGCACAACGTGATGCAATTGATGCTAAACTGGCTTTATTAATGGGACAGGGGCAGACGTTTTTAGCGCGTCAACGCCAGTCTGCGCCCCGAAAATCACTAACGACATTTAAGAACAAATAA
- the LOC126754158 gene encoding tetratricopeptide repeat protein 19 homolog, mitochondrial isoform X2 → MNSVIVFSISQYLARNLKVLNLRQVLKLKTINGIEIDNNTNINNQNQKKWKNETQHLLNAAEQSEENRKQHKWSGYMVPPKMGIVASGAFSFGLFGKTKDEETPEDKLITTIKRSVLCIQRQEFDKAEQMLHLALRMAQDLQSKEGVTYIYDVMANLAMEREQFKKAEKLFAEVMKRLFSEGYGENSSQVMHISAKLAHMAQLQGELDKAMQGFTWTLKRIEDHIKQTPNDKDVQELLGLTKNWFGQLQMKLGKYADAKKSFQEAYDSLVEVYGRINEESITILNNLSVACVNLEEYELAKKYLMDALELVKELKDTAQEGVLQANLGLIYLREGLIAKAKEACSLAWRIGKNSKNLDAVEQAEYCLNEIKSFAQ, encoded by the exons atgaattcgGTAATTGTATTTAGTATTTCGCAATATTTAGCTCGAAATTTAAAAGTACTGAATCTGCGgcaagttttaaaattaaaaacaataaatggtATTGAAATAGATAATAATACAAACATAaacaaccaaaaccaaaaaaaatggaaaaacgaaaCGCAACATTTATTAAATGCGGCTGAGCAAAGCGAAGAAAATCGAAAACAGCATAAATGGTCAGGTTATATGGTGCCTCCAAAAATGGGTATTGTTGCCAGTGGTGCATTCTCCTTCGGACTCTTCGGTAAAACAAAAGACGAAGAAACGCCAGAGGATAAATTAATAACCACTATTAAACGTTCAGTATTATGTATACAACGGCAAGAATTTGATAAAGCAGAACAAATGTTGCACCTAGCATTACGTATGGCTCAAGATTTGCAAAGTAAAGAAGGTGTTACCTATATTTATGATGTCATGGCGAATCTTGCTATGGAGCGGGAACAATTCAAAAAGGCAGAGAAACTGTTTGCTGAAGTAATGAAAAGATTGTTCAGTGAAGGTTATGGCGAAAATAGCTCCCAG GTAATGCACATTAGCGCCAAACTGGCTCATATGGCTCAATTGCAAGGAGAATTGGACAAAGCTATGCAAGGGTTCACATGGACTTTGAAACGTATTGAGGATCATATTAAGCAAACTCCGAATGACAAGGATGTCCAGGAACTGCTAggactaacaaaaaattg GTTCGGTCAATTGCAAATGAAACTTGGCAAATATGCTGATGCTAAAAAGTCGTTTCAAGAGGCTTATGACTCATTAGTTGAAGTTTACGGACGAATAAACGAGGAATCAATAACCATCCTGAATAACCTTAGTGTGGCGTGTGTTAAT CTTGAGGAATATGAACTGGCCAAAAAGTATTTAATGGATGCTTTAGAATTGGTGAAAGAATTAAAAGATACTGCACAAGAAGGCGTTTTGCAAGCCAATTTGGGGTTAATTTATCTGCGGGAAGGTTTAATAGCAAAAGCCAAAGAAGCTTGCTCGCTAGCTTGGAGGATTGGCAAGAATAGTAAAAACTTGGACGCGGTCGAACAGGCCGAATACTGCCTTAACGAAATAAAATCTTTTGCACAATGA
- the LOC126754158 gene encoding tetratricopeptide repeat protein 19 homolog, mitochondrial isoform X1, which yields MNSVIVFSISQYLARNLKVLNLRQVLKLKTINGIEIDNNTNINNQNQKKWKNETQHLLNAAEQSEENRKQHKWSGYMVPPKMGIVASGAFSFGLFGKTKDEETPEDKLITTIKRSVLCIQRQEFDKAEQMLHLALRMAQDLQSKEGVTYIYDVMANLAMEREQFKKAEKLFAEVMKRLFSEGYGENSSQVMHISAKLAHMAQLQGELDKAMQGFTWTLKRIEDHIKQTPNDKDVQELLGLTKNWLIRFGQLQMKLGKYADAKKSFQEAYDSLVEVYGRINEESITILNNLSVACVNLEEYELAKKYLMDALELVKELKDTAQEGVLQANLGLIYLREGLIAKAKEACSLAWRIGKNSKNLDAVEQAEYCLNEIKSFAQ from the exons atgaattcgGTAATTGTATTTAGTATTTCGCAATATTTAGCTCGAAATTTAAAAGTACTGAATCTGCGgcaagttttaaaattaaaaacaataaatggtATTGAAATAGATAATAATACAAACATAaacaaccaaaaccaaaaaaaatggaaaaacgaaaCGCAACATTTATTAAATGCGGCTGAGCAAAGCGAAGAAAATCGAAAACAGCATAAATGGTCAGGTTATATGGTGCCTCCAAAAATGGGTATTGTTGCCAGTGGTGCATTCTCCTTCGGACTCTTCGGTAAAACAAAAGACGAAGAAACGCCAGAGGATAAATTAATAACCACTATTAAACGTTCAGTATTATGTATACAACGGCAAGAATTTGATAAAGCAGAACAAATGTTGCACCTAGCATTACGTATGGCTCAAGATTTGCAAAGTAAAGAAGGTGTTACCTATATTTATGATGTCATGGCGAATCTTGCTATGGAGCGGGAACAATTCAAAAAGGCAGAGAAACTGTTTGCTGAAGTAATGAAAAGATTGTTCAGTGAAGGTTATGGCGAAAATAGCTCCCAG GTAATGCACATTAGCGCCAAACTGGCTCATATGGCTCAATTGCAAGGAGAATTGGACAAAGCTATGCAAGGGTTCACATGGACTTTGAAACGTATTGAGGATCATATTAAGCAAACTCCGAATGACAAGGATGTCCAGGAACTGCTAggactaacaaaaaattg gCTCATTAGGTTCGGTCAATTGCAAATGAAACTTGGCAAATATGCTGATGCTAAAAAGTCGTTTCAAGAGGCTTATGACTCATTAGTTGAAGTTTACGGACGAATAAACGAGGAATCAATAACCATCCTGAATAACCTTAGTGTGGCGTGTGTTAAT CTTGAGGAATATGAACTGGCCAAAAAGTATTTAATGGATGCTTTAGAATTGGTGAAAGAATTAAAAGATACTGCACAAGAAGGCGTTTTGCAAGCCAATTTGGGGTTAATTTATCTGCGGGAAGGTTTAATAGCAAAAGCCAAAGAAGCTTGCTCGCTAGCTTGGAGGATTGGCAAGAATAGTAAAAACTTGGACGCGGTCGAACAGGCCGAATACTGCCTTAACGAAATAAAATCTTTTGCACAATGA